A stretch of Vigna angularis cultivar LongXiaoDou No.4 chromosome 4, ASM1680809v1, whole genome shotgun sequence DNA encodes these proteins:
- the LOC108330657 gene encoding putative lipid-binding protein AIR1 — MPLFYLLSLSMASHKLLTIFLLSLISFSSFAQDCAPPKPAPKPPTPKPAPTPPTPKPSPKVSPPPAPTPPTPKPSPKVSPPPSPNACPPTPPTPTPPPPASCPKDTLKLGVCGKVLGLVNIIVGNPPTSDCCALIKDLADLEAALCLCTAIKANVLGVNLNVPVTLSVILSACQKTVPPGFQCS, encoded by the coding sequence ATGCCACTTTTTTACCTTCTTTCTCTATCTATGGCTTCCCACAAACTCCTCACCATTTTCCTGCTTTCTCtcatttctttctcttcattcgCTCAGGACTGCGCACCTCCAAAGCCCGCACCCAAACCACCCACTCCAAAGCCCGCACCCACACCACCCACTCCAAAGCCCAGCCCAAAGGTAAGCCCACCACCCGCACCCACACCACCCACTCCAAAGCCCAGCCCAAAGGTAAGTCCACCACCCTCGCCCAACGCCTGTCCTCCTACTCCTCCCACTCCTACTCCTCCTCCACCTGCTTCCTGCCCTAAAGACACCCTAAAGCTAGGTGTTTGTGGTAAGGTCTTAGGACTTGTGAACATTATTGTTGGAAATCCTCCTACGAGTGACTGTTGCGCTTTGATCAAAGACTTGGCGGATTTGGAAGCTGCACTTTGCCTTTGCACTGCCATTAAGGCCAATGTGCTTGGAGTCAACTTGAATGTTCCTGTCACGCTCAGCGTCATCCTCAGTGCGTGTCAGAAAACTGTTCCTCCTGGCTTCCAATGTTCCTAG